One Ostrea edulis chromosome 2, xbOstEdul1.1, whole genome shotgun sequence genomic region harbors:
- the LOC125679247 gene encoding coiled-coil domain-containing protein 158-like isoform X2, protein MASGGASFIATPVSSLTVGQPSPAGPMKTSGMKKSSASDLLDQIRQLEVEGQKLRNSNLINLGVSSFNTIESPSDYGQYTPVSRPPITPTSPATLSALVDISNEQKTIADLRTQLDAQRRETDRLQQQLGGDNSSAQRSSGSMHSGLPSSPSKTGFSTLPSTELFSARRTHYDYNGPPSHLEKALKDSQEQVGDLRRRLQEASELSEQQKRQFRSNIEELKAKLQETEINRDAVLDLRQKESSNQEMMLNKFQVSIQQLQEKARAQEEALMDANRKLESVNREKYLIDTALNQIRLILGDVERKRGKPYFESDPVSKQVPGMLVHTFERFVQEMNSDFDQKKSRITELESEVKSLKQNISQDKESLIKEQQEKITSMSAEHEKQMTALQERANNSRKQATHLQQQLAMFEGQQEQQLKLKDATIMELESKIRHLKDEQQEDRIKWHEKKEVFERSQESYQTEMCKLRSDRDDALKETATLHSKLEETQNSLVRCKTELDLEKQKTVHIWEKETSMQSRQKELESKVDEKQKDIERLEKMLELIKSECNAQVSEKISTAERMERERHLDQISSLTSQLSSLTEKCNRVSLELELARSEANNLKQQHRDASDKLDATRIQFEAVEAEKKHVSNMLSDKKADMDRVTQERDYYNGLLNQRNEEIATLKGQREKLTIQLEEKEKNLKILGDQSSKIADLVDNNTRSNEILREEKDRLMSMLNERTVALEELKASRETMSKKMKIREKRIKELEIEKQKYQEEITMRQEEMVILQQEKESLFTELKESRYEVSLLTEQKDAVQKELEKEVESQNKEMTKLQAKVKAADQEVRLAQRTLRTRDSTDHQAVKVADKMQKEVTLKRNEIDSLKTKVRWYEDKLDSLSRERNSLEHDKDRLKTSLNKSLTHSQQLSAELELSQNKVMELKSQISRLEMALEKSTTKNAMCQAELEQYQQDVARLKLRHQLDLQEAIQRSLPNKGADFENPAIFTSAYTNAPHITSEMASRPGSRVTSDMASRLGSLHSDRRYPAKDASVESVPTRDTDEYKYVGSELKHLVDQMKSLMTDRKQKQAEKASHHRRSRSAQTGCNSTGSSSDTEYHSDVELERSYLRSRSRDKLDSREYSGYSSLRENRSRSLSPHQGHRRSCSNDTSRLLRSGNDSYPSQPGGSVGTQPSVTRNSYSTGPHRYRLRCHTTDVSKEDSQNSLSLQDSAHLSGEERSGRGIPLPPPTEATNTEDLCRRLEQKIESLTKMGGSLQKENREMADLMKVQGKKIRKVKESQKKVRKVTR, encoded by the exons atggCAAGTGGGGGTGCGTCTTTCATTGCAACACCTGTGTCCAGTTTAACTGTCGGACAGCCGAGTCCTGCGGGACCAATGAAAACTTCAGGGATGAAGAAGTCGTCTGCCTCTGACCTACTGGACCAGATAAGGCAGTTGGAGGTTGAGGGACAGAAACTGAGGAATTCCAACCTGATAAATCTGG GTGTTTCCTCCTTCAACACTATAGAATCCCCATCAGACTATGGACAG TACACCCCAGTTTCCCGACCCCCCATTACTCCTACGTCCCCAGCCACACTGTCGGCCCTCGTTGATATATCCAATGAACAGAAGACCATTGCAGATCTCAG GACCCAGCTGGATGCCCAGCGCAGAGAGACGGACCGACTACAGCAGCAGTTAGGGGGAGACAACTCTAGTGCCCAGCGAAGCTCTGGCAGCATGCACAGTGGCCTTCCCAGCAGCCCCTCCAAAACCGGCTTTTCCACCCTTCCATCAACAGAATTATTTTCTGCAAGGAGGACACATTATGATTACAATGGACCGCC TTCTCACCTGGAAAAAGCCCTCAAAGATTCTCAGGAACAAGTGGGAGATCTCAGAAGAAGGCTGCAGGAG GCGAGTGAGCTGAGTGAGCAACAGAAGAGACAGTTTCGGTCAAACATCGAGGAACTGAAGGCCAAGTTACAGGAGACAGAGATCAACAGAGACGCTGTGCTGGACTTAAG ACAAAAAGAATCTTCTAACCAAGAGATGATGCTTAACAAATTCCAAGTATCTATACAACAGCTGCAGGAAAAGGCCAGGGCACAGGAAGAG GCTTTAATGGATGCCAATAGGAAGTTGGAAAGTGTGAATCGAGAGAAATACTTGATAGACACGGCTCTGAACCAGATCCGGCTCATCCTGGGAGATGTGGAACGCAAGCGAGGAAAACCATATTTTGAGTCAGATCCAGTATCCAAACAGGTGCCAGGCATGTTGGTCCACACGTTCGAGAGATTTGTACAGGAGATGAACTCTGACTTTGATCAAAAGAAGTCCAGGATAACTGAG TTGGAGAGTGAGGTTAAATCTTTGAAACAGAACATCAGCCAGGATAAAGAATCCCTCATCAAAGAACAACAAGAGAA AATAACAAGCATGTCTGCCGAACATGAAAAACAGATGACAGCTCTCCAAGAACGCGCTAATAACTCACGTAAACAAGCTACACATCTCCAGCAACAACTTGCCATGTTTGA GGGGCAGCAAGAACAGCAGTTAAAGTTAAAGGATGCCACCATCATGGAGCTAGAGAGTAAAATCCGCCATCTTAAGGACGAGCAGCAAGAGGACAGGATCAAATGGCACGAGAAG AAAGAGGTGTTTGAAAGATCCCAGGAAAGTTACCAAACAGAGATGTGTAAGCTGAGGTCTGATCGTGATGACGCCCTGAAGGAGACGGCAACTCTACACAGCAAATTAGAGGAGACTCAG AATTCATTGGTACGATGTAAGACTGAGCTTGATCTTGAGAAGCAGAAGACCGTCCACATTTGGGAGAAGGAGACATCCATGCAGAGCCGACAGAAGGAGCTGGAGAGCAAAGTAGATGAGAAACAAAAGGACATCGAGAGGTTGGAGAAAATGCTGGAACTCATTAAATCTGAGTGTAATGCTCAAGTCAGTGAGAAG ATATCAACGGCAGAGAGAATGGAACGAGAACGCCACTTGGATCAGATTAGCAGCTTAACATCCCAACTCAGTTCACTTACAGAGAAATGTAACCGAGTGTCGCTGGAGCTTGAGCTCGCGAGATCAGAGGCTAACAACCTGAAACAGCAGCATCGAGACGCCAGTGACAAGCTGGATGCCACTCGAATTCAGTTTGAGGCTGTGGAGGCGGAGAAGAAGCACGTGTCGAATATGTTGAGTGATAAAAAGGCAGACATGGATCGTGTGACACAGGAGAGAGACTACTACAATGGGCTACTAAACCAGAGGAATGAAGAGATTGCCACACTAAAGGGGCAGAGggaaaaactgaccatacagcTCGAGGAGAAGGAGAAGAACCTGAAGATCCTGGGAGACCAGTCCTCCAAAATCGCTGACCTGGTCGACAACAACACACGCAGTAACGAAATTCTACGGGAGGAAAAGGACCGTCTAATGAGCATGCTCAATGAGCGCACCGTGGCTTTGGAGGAACTGAAAGCCTCAAGGGAAACGATGTCCAAGAAGATGAAGATTCGAGAGAAAAGGATCAAAGAGCTTGAGATAGAGAAGCAGAAATATCAGGAAGAGATAACCATGCGACAAGAGGAAATGGTGATTTTACAGCAAGAGAAGGAAAGCTTGTTCACCGAGTTGAAAGAGAGTCGATATGAGGTGTCGTTGCTCACCGAGCAGAAAGATGCTGTCCAGAAGGAGTTGGAGAAGGAAGTAGAAAGTCAGAACAAGGAGATGACTAAGCTACAGGCCAAGGTCAAAG CGGCTGATCAGGAGGTGCGTCTTGCTCAGAGAACACTGCGTACCAGAGACTCGACTGATCACCAGG CTGTAAAGGTTGCTGATAAAATGCAGAAGGAGGTGACTTTGAAAAGAAATGAGATTGACTCGCTGAAGACAAAAGTGAGATGGTATGAGGACAAACTGGACTCCCTGTCAAgg GAGCGGAACAGTTTAGAGCACGATAAGGACCGCCTAAAGACATCACTCAACAAATCACTGACTCATAGTCAGCAATTATCGGCCGAGCTTGAGCTATCTCAGAACAAGGTCATGGAGCTTAAGAGTCAGATCAGCCGGCTTGAGATGGCTCtagaaaaa TCCACCACTAAGAATGCCATGTGTCAGGCGGAGTTAGAGCAGTACCAGCAGGACGTGGCCAGACTCAAGCTACGACACCAGCTGGACCTACAG GAAGCCATACAAAGGTCTTTACCAAACAAGGGAGCAGATTTTGAGAATCCTGCGATATTCACTTCTGCATATACCAATGCACCCCACATCACATCAGAAATGGCCAGTCGACCAGGCAGTCGTGTCACATCGGATATGGCCAGTCGACTTGGCAGTCTTCACTCTGATAGGAGGTACCCTGCAAAAGATGCCTCTGTGGAGTCAGTCCCCACCAGG GACACAGATGAGTACAAGTATGTGGGGAGCGAGTTGAAACATTTAGTGGACCAAATGAAATCTCTGATGACTGACAGAAAACAGAAACAGGCGGAGAAAGCTTCCCACCATCGTAGATCAAGGTCAGCTCAGACTGGCTGTAATAG TACTGGAAGTTCATCAGATACAGAGTATCACTCAGATGTTGAATTGGAGAGAAGTTAtctgaggtcaaggtcacgagACAAATTGGACAGCAGAGAATACTCAGGATATTCCTCACTCAGGG aaaatcGTTCCCGTTCCCTCTCCCCCCACCAAGGACATCGGAGGTCATGCAGTAACGACACTTCACGCCTACTACGATCTGGCAACGACAGCTACCCTTCACAGCCCGGGGGGAGTGTAGGCACTCAACCCTCGGTGACCAGGAATTCTTATTCTACAG GTCCCCATCGTTACCGTCTAAGATGTC ACACGACAGATGTAAGTAAGGAGGACTCACAAAATAGCCTGTCACTTCAGGACAGTGCACATCTGTCTGGTGAGGAAAGATCAG GGCGTGGcatccccctcccccctcccacAGAGGCAACTAACACGGAGGACCTATGTCGTAGACTGGAACAGAAGATTGAGTCCCTCACAAAAATGGGTGGCTCACTTCAGAAGGAAAACcgag AAATGGCAGATCTGATGAAAGTCCAAGGTAAAAAGATTAGAAAAGTAAAGGAGAGTCAGAAGAAAGTGAGGAAGGTGACTCGGTGA
- the LOC125679247 gene encoding coiled-coil domain-containing protein 158-like isoform X5, whose amino-acid sequence MASGGASFIATPVSSLTVGQPSPAGPMKTSGMKKSSASDLLDQIRQLEVEGQKLRNSNLINLGVSSFNTIESPSDYGQYTPVSRPPITPTSPATLSALVDISNEQKTIADLRTQLDAQRRETDRLQQQLGGDNSSAQRSSGSMHSGLPSSPSKTGFSTLPSTELFSARRTHYDYNGPPSHLEKALKDSQEQVGDLRRRLQEASELSEQQKRQFRSNIEELKAKLQETEINRDAVLDLRQKESSNQEMMLNKFQVSIQQLQEKARAQEEALMDANRKLESVNREKYLIDTALNQIRLILGDVERKRGKPYFESDPVSKQVPGMLVHTFERFVQEMNSDFDQKKSRITELESEVKSLKQNISQDKESLIKEQQEKITSMSAEHEKQMTALQERANNSRKQATHLQQQLAMFEGQQEQQLKLKDATIMELESKIRHLKDEQQEDRIKWHEKKEVFERSQESYQTEMCKLRSDRDDALKETATLHSKLEETQNSLVRCKTELDLEKQKTVHIWEKETSMQSRQKELESKVDEKQKDIERLEKMLELIKSECNAQVSEKISTAERMERERHLDQISSLTSQLSSLTEKCNRVSLELELARSEANNLKQQHRDASDKLDATRIQFEAVEAEKKHVSNMLSDKKADMDRVTQERDYYNGLLNQRNEEIATLKGQREKLTIQLEEKEKNLKILGDQSSKIADLVDNNTRSNEILREEKDRLMSMLNERTVALEELKASRETMSKKMKIREKRIKELEIEKQKYQEEITMRQEEMVILQQEKESLFTELKESRYEVSLLTEQKDAVQKELEKEVESQNKEMTKLQAKVKAADQEVRLAQRTLRTRDSTDHQAVKVADKMQKEVTLKRNEIDSLKTKVRWYEDKLDSLSRERNSLEHDKDRLKTSLNKSLTHSQQLSAELELSQNKVMELKSQISRLEMALEKSTTKNAMCQAELEQYQQDVARLKLRHQLDLQEAIQRSLPNKGADFENPAIFTSAYTNAPHITSEMASRPGSRVTSDMASRLGSLHSDRRYPAKDASVESVPTRDTDEYKYVGSELKHLVDQMKSLMTDRKQKQAEKASHHRRSRSAQTGCNSTGSSSDTEYHSDVELERSYLRSRSRDKLDSREYSGYSSLRENRSRSLSPHQGHRRSCSNDTSRLLRSGNDSYPSQPGGSVGTQPSVTRNSYSTGPHRYRLRCRRGIPLPPPTEATNTEDLCRRLEQKIESLTKMGGSLQKENREMADLMKVQGKKIRKVKESQKKVRKVTR is encoded by the exons atggCAAGTGGGGGTGCGTCTTTCATTGCAACACCTGTGTCCAGTTTAACTGTCGGACAGCCGAGTCCTGCGGGACCAATGAAAACTTCAGGGATGAAGAAGTCGTCTGCCTCTGACCTACTGGACCAGATAAGGCAGTTGGAGGTTGAGGGACAGAAACTGAGGAATTCCAACCTGATAAATCTGG GTGTTTCCTCCTTCAACACTATAGAATCCCCATCAGACTATGGACAG TACACCCCAGTTTCCCGACCCCCCATTACTCCTACGTCCCCAGCCACACTGTCGGCCCTCGTTGATATATCCAATGAACAGAAGACCATTGCAGATCTCAG GACCCAGCTGGATGCCCAGCGCAGAGAGACGGACCGACTACAGCAGCAGTTAGGGGGAGACAACTCTAGTGCCCAGCGAAGCTCTGGCAGCATGCACAGTGGCCTTCCCAGCAGCCCCTCCAAAACCGGCTTTTCCACCCTTCCATCAACAGAATTATTTTCTGCAAGGAGGACACATTATGATTACAATGGACCGCC TTCTCACCTGGAAAAAGCCCTCAAAGATTCTCAGGAACAAGTGGGAGATCTCAGAAGAAGGCTGCAGGAG GCGAGTGAGCTGAGTGAGCAACAGAAGAGACAGTTTCGGTCAAACATCGAGGAACTGAAGGCCAAGTTACAGGAGACAGAGATCAACAGAGACGCTGTGCTGGACTTAAG ACAAAAAGAATCTTCTAACCAAGAGATGATGCTTAACAAATTCCAAGTATCTATACAACAGCTGCAGGAAAAGGCCAGGGCACAGGAAGAG GCTTTAATGGATGCCAATAGGAAGTTGGAAAGTGTGAATCGAGAGAAATACTTGATAGACACGGCTCTGAACCAGATCCGGCTCATCCTGGGAGATGTGGAACGCAAGCGAGGAAAACCATATTTTGAGTCAGATCCAGTATCCAAACAGGTGCCAGGCATGTTGGTCCACACGTTCGAGAGATTTGTACAGGAGATGAACTCTGACTTTGATCAAAAGAAGTCCAGGATAACTGAG TTGGAGAGTGAGGTTAAATCTTTGAAACAGAACATCAGCCAGGATAAAGAATCCCTCATCAAAGAACAACAAGAGAA AATAACAAGCATGTCTGCCGAACATGAAAAACAGATGACAGCTCTCCAAGAACGCGCTAATAACTCACGTAAACAAGCTACACATCTCCAGCAACAACTTGCCATGTTTGA GGGGCAGCAAGAACAGCAGTTAAAGTTAAAGGATGCCACCATCATGGAGCTAGAGAGTAAAATCCGCCATCTTAAGGACGAGCAGCAAGAGGACAGGATCAAATGGCACGAGAAG AAAGAGGTGTTTGAAAGATCCCAGGAAAGTTACCAAACAGAGATGTGTAAGCTGAGGTCTGATCGTGATGACGCCCTGAAGGAGACGGCAACTCTACACAGCAAATTAGAGGAGACTCAG AATTCATTGGTACGATGTAAGACTGAGCTTGATCTTGAGAAGCAGAAGACCGTCCACATTTGGGAGAAGGAGACATCCATGCAGAGCCGACAGAAGGAGCTGGAGAGCAAAGTAGATGAGAAACAAAAGGACATCGAGAGGTTGGAGAAAATGCTGGAACTCATTAAATCTGAGTGTAATGCTCAAGTCAGTGAGAAG ATATCAACGGCAGAGAGAATGGAACGAGAACGCCACTTGGATCAGATTAGCAGCTTAACATCCCAACTCAGTTCACTTACAGAGAAATGTAACCGAGTGTCGCTGGAGCTTGAGCTCGCGAGATCAGAGGCTAACAACCTGAAACAGCAGCATCGAGACGCCAGTGACAAGCTGGATGCCACTCGAATTCAGTTTGAGGCTGTGGAGGCGGAGAAGAAGCACGTGTCGAATATGTTGAGTGATAAAAAGGCAGACATGGATCGTGTGACACAGGAGAGAGACTACTACAATGGGCTACTAAACCAGAGGAATGAAGAGATTGCCACACTAAAGGGGCAGAGggaaaaactgaccatacagcTCGAGGAGAAGGAGAAGAACCTGAAGATCCTGGGAGACCAGTCCTCCAAAATCGCTGACCTGGTCGACAACAACACACGCAGTAACGAAATTCTACGGGAGGAAAAGGACCGTCTAATGAGCATGCTCAATGAGCGCACCGTGGCTTTGGAGGAACTGAAAGCCTCAAGGGAAACGATGTCCAAGAAGATGAAGATTCGAGAGAAAAGGATCAAAGAGCTTGAGATAGAGAAGCAGAAATATCAGGAAGAGATAACCATGCGACAAGAGGAAATGGTGATTTTACAGCAAGAGAAGGAAAGCTTGTTCACCGAGTTGAAAGAGAGTCGATATGAGGTGTCGTTGCTCACCGAGCAGAAAGATGCTGTCCAGAAGGAGTTGGAGAAGGAAGTAGAAAGTCAGAACAAGGAGATGACTAAGCTACAGGCCAAGGTCAAAG CGGCTGATCAGGAGGTGCGTCTTGCTCAGAGAACACTGCGTACCAGAGACTCGACTGATCACCAGG CTGTAAAGGTTGCTGATAAAATGCAGAAGGAGGTGACTTTGAAAAGAAATGAGATTGACTCGCTGAAGACAAAAGTGAGATGGTATGAGGACAAACTGGACTCCCTGTCAAgg GAGCGGAACAGTTTAGAGCACGATAAGGACCGCCTAAAGACATCACTCAACAAATCACTGACTCATAGTCAGCAATTATCGGCCGAGCTTGAGCTATCTCAGAACAAGGTCATGGAGCTTAAGAGTCAGATCAGCCGGCTTGAGATGGCTCtagaaaaa TCCACCACTAAGAATGCCATGTGTCAGGCGGAGTTAGAGCAGTACCAGCAGGACGTGGCCAGACTCAAGCTACGACACCAGCTGGACCTACAG GAAGCCATACAAAGGTCTTTACCAAACAAGGGAGCAGATTTTGAGAATCCTGCGATATTCACTTCTGCATATACCAATGCACCCCACATCACATCAGAAATGGCCAGTCGACCAGGCAGTCGTGTCACATCGGATATGGCCAGTCGACTTGGCAGTCTTCACTCTGATAGGAGGTACCCTGCAAAAGATGCCTCTGTGGAGTCAGTCCCCACCAGG GACACAGATGAGTACAAGTATGTGGGGAGCGAGTTGAAACATTTAGTGGACCAAATGAAATCTCTGATGACTGACAGAAAACAGAAACAGGCGGAGAAAGCTTCCCACCATCGTAGATCAAGGTCAGCTCAGACTGGCTGTAATAG TACTGGAAGTTCATCAGATACAGAGTATCACTCAGATGTTGAATTGGAGAGAAGTTAtctgaggtcaaggtcacgagACAAATTGGACAGCAGAGAATACTCAGGATATTCCTCACTCAGGG aaaatcGTTCCCGTTCCCTCTCCCCCCACCAAGGACATCGGAGGTCATGCAGTAACGACACTTCACGCCTACTACGATCTGGCAACGACAGCTACCCTTCACAGCCCGGGGGGAGTGTAGGCACTCAACCCTCGGTGACCAGGAATTCTTATTCTACAG GTCCCCATCGTTACCGTCTAAGATGTC GGCGTGGcatccccctcccccctcccacAGAGGCAACTAACACGGAGGACCTATGTCGTAGACTGGAACAGAAGATTGAGTCCCTCACAAAAATGGGTGGCTCACTTCAGAAGGAAAACcgag AAATGGCAGATCTGATGAAAGTCCAAGGTAAAAAGATTAGAAAAGTAAAGGAGAGTCAGAAGAAAGTGAGGAAGGTGACTCGGTGA